In Providencia sneebia DSM 19967, one DNA window encodes the following:
- a CDS encoding DUF2526 family protein: MQYYENIVKQVDALLIENSVSNMNTLLMKLSHDSLLTQEQRFEQQQRLRYAIFKHHNTNNN, from the coding sequence ATGCAATACTATGAAAATATTGTTAAACAAGTTGATGCATTGCTAATTGAGAACTCAGTATCAAACATGAATACTCTTCTTATGAAGCTTTCTCATGATTCATTGCTGACTCAGGAACAACGTTTTGAACAACAACAACGTCTGAGATATGCAATTTTTAAACATCACAATACAAATAACAATTAA